In Choloepus didactylus isolate mChoDid1 chromosome 18, mChoDid1.pri, whole genome shotgun sequence, a single genomic region encodes these proteins:
- the LOC119514639 gene encoding olfactory receptor 1P1-like, whose product MAGGNQTSIFKFLLWGLSAWPEKQHIFFLLFPWMYVVTVTGNLLIVLVIDTDRVLHTPMYFFLTSLSCADILFTSTTVPKALVNLQTTSRSISYTGCLTQLYFFLNFGDMDIFLLATMTYDCYMAICHPLHYMVVMSPQCCILMVTACWTLTHTFLIFQHSFCSEKIIPDFFCDLGPLIKVSFSDTQVNELILLFVGGAVILSPFMLILVSYIHIVSAIFCVPSAQGRCKAFSTCGSHLTVFSLFFGRVIRVYLCLSSTSSSSLEEDTAAAVMYTVVTPLLNPFIYSLWNKDMQNALGRLLRGKISFLQGH is encoded by the coding sequence ATGGCAGGAGGGAACCAGACCAGCATCTTCAAGTTCCTCCTCTGGGGACTCTCAGCATGGCCAGAGAAGCAGCACATCTTCTTCCTGCTGTTCCCGTGGATGTACGTGGTCACTGTGACTGGGAACCTGCTCATTGTCCTGGTCATTGACACCGACAGGGTtctccacacacccatgtacttcttcctcaccAGCCTGTCCTGTGCAGACATCCTGTTCACTTCCACCACTGTGCCCAAGGCCCTGGTGAACCTCCAGACCACGAGCAGGTCCATTTCCTACACAGGATGCCTGACTCAGCTATACTTCTTCCTGAACTTTGGGGACATGGACATCTTTCTCCTGGCCACCATGACCTATGACTGCTACATGGCCATCTGCCACCCTCTCCACTACATGGTGGTCATGAGCCCCCAGTGCTGCATCCTCATGGTCACTGCCTGCTGGACACTTACCCACACCTTCCTCATATTCCAGCATTCCTTCTGCTCAGAGAAGATCATTCCTGACTTCTTCTGTGATCTGGGCCCGCTGATAAAGGTGTCCTTCTCTGACACCCAGGTCAATGAACTTATCCTCCTCTTTGTGGGAGGAGCAGTTATTTTAAGCCCCTTTATGCTTATCTTGGTGTCTTATATCCACATTGTTTCAGCCATCTTCTGTGTCCCCTCTGCCCAGGGAAGGTGCAAGGCCTTTTCCACTTGTGGTTCCCACCTCACtgttttttccttgttctttggaaGAGTGATCAGGGTTTATCTGTGCCTCTCTTCAACTTCCTCCAGCTCATTAGAGGAGGACACAGCAGCTGCTGTCATGTACACTGTGGTGACTCCCCTGCTGAACCCCTTCATTTACAGCCTATGGAACAAGGACATGCAGAATGCACTGGGGAGACTTCTCAGGGGCAAAATCTCCTTCTTGCAGGGCCACTGA